The Nitrospira sp. genome segment GCCTGGATGTCCAGGACACAGGACATGATCGCTCAGCTGCCACAGGCCGCGCGACCTGTGATACTCACGGTCGAGGCCTGTTTCTTAGAAAAGCCGGCTCTGTTTAGGGAGCGAACCGCGTGGCCGTTCGCGAAGTTGTCCTATGTGATTTACACGAGTGGATCGACCGGTGTTCCGAAGGGAGCGATGGTGACGGAGCGAGGGCTGGTCAATCATCTTCGGAGCAAGATCTCTATGCTCCAGCTTGGACCGACCGACATCATCGCGCAGACCGCGTCCCAGGGATTCGACATTTCGATCTGGCAGCTCACGGCCGCGCTCCTCTGCGGCGCCCGCACACTCGTCGTGCCCGACGAAGTCGCTCGCGATCCAGAGCAACTGCTTCGTTATGTCGATGTTCGGAAAGTGACCGTCCTCCAAACGGTGCCGACTTTGCTGCAGGGCATGCTCGACAGCGCTGCCGCGGCCGGAGCCAACGCACCGGCATTGACTCGCCTGCGATGGCTCTTGCCTACCGGAGAAGCGCTACCGCCTGCCTTGATCCGCCGATGGTTCGAGCGATACCGACATGTGCCGTTGATCAATGCCTATGGACCGGCCGAATGCGCCGACGATGTCGCCATGGCGACTATCACGGCACCACCGGACGAAGCCTATGCTCATGCTCCGATCGGCAAGCCCATCGCTAACATTCGGGGCTATGTCGTGGACGGCTGGCTGGAACCGGTGCCGATCGGCGCCGCAGGTGAACTGTGCGTAGCAGGAGCCGGCGTCGGCCGCGGCTATCTCCACGATCCGGCCAGGACAGCCGAGGCGTTCGTGCCGGACCCCTTCTCCGATGAACCGGGCGCGCGGCTCTATCGGACCGGCGACCGCGTCCGTCATCGTCCGGACGGGACGATGGAGTTTCTCGGACGCAGGGATCATCAAGTCAAAGTCCGGGGTGTGCGCATCGAGTTGGGCGAAGTCGAATTGCGGTTGCAGGCTCATCCGGATGTTCGCGAAGCGGCGGCTGTCGTGCGCCAGGACCGTCCGGGACAGAAACGATTAACGGCCTATGTGGTGTCTCGCGACGGTGCGTCGTGCGATTCCGATGTGTTGGTCCGCCTGCTGCGCGAGCAATTGCCGGAGCCGATGGTCCCCTCTGCGATCGTCACGCTCCAAGCATTGCCTCGCAACGACAACGGCAAGATCGACCGGCAGGCCTTGCCCGAGCCGGACCATGCGGCGGTAAAGGAATGGACTGCTGCCCGCACGCCGACTGAAGCGCGGTTGGCGGCGGTCTGGGCCGAGGTGTTGAGGTTGGAGCGTGTCGGCGTTCACGACAATTTCTTCGAGCTGGGCGGGGATTCCATCCTTAGTTTACAGGTGATTTCACGTGCCAAGGCACAAGGCCTGCCGCTCACACCGCGACATCTGTTCCAACATCAGACGATCGCCGAACTGGCGGAGGCCGCAGGCTGCAGGATTGAAGGAGTCGATTCGAAGCTGAATCACGGGATACGGGTTCAGAGACCGACAGATCCAGCCCTACTAGAAGCGGCGCGGCGATTGTATCCCACAATCGAAGATGTCTATCCGCTCACCCCGTTGCAGCAGGGGCTGCTGTTTCACAGTCTGTACGAACCGCAATCCGGCGTCTACATCGAGCAGCTGAGTTGTCGTCTCCGCGGCCACCTTGATCATGCCGCATTCCTCGATGCATGGCGGATGGTGATCGCACGCTCGACACCGCTCCGCACCGCGTTTGTGTGGCAGGAACTCGACAGGCCCGTGCAGGTTGTGTTGCCGGGCGAGGCGCCGCCCATCATCGAACTCGATTGGCGCGATGCATCCGAATTCAACCAGAGAGAACGGCTACGGGATTTTCTCCGGAACGATAGGCTGACGGACTTCGACCTGACAAGACCGCCGCTGATGCGTCTTGCCTTGATCCGTGTGGCAGATGACGCGCGCTACCTGATTTGGACGCATCATCACATCGTCCTCGACGGCTGGTGTCTTCCCATCATTCTGGGTGATCTGTTCGCCTGCTACGCCTTCTTCAAAGGTGGTCCCGATCCAGGCGAGCCGCAGTCGCAACCGTATCGAAACTATGTTGACTGGATTGTATCGCAGGACCAGACGGCGGCGGAGCAGTACTGGCGCAAGACCCTGGCGGGAATCACTTCTACCACACCCCTTCCGACTGATCGCTCGCCGGACGGCGCGCAGTCAGATGCCGGATACGGCATGCATCGATTGACGATCTCAGCGGTCAGAACATCCGCCCTTCATGAGTATGCCTCCAGAGAACGCATCACGGTCAATACGCTGGTACAGGGAGCGTGGGCACTGTTACTGAGCCGTTACTGTGGCGAGGAAGACGTGCTGTTCGGCACGACGGTGTCGGGACGCTCTGCGGATATCTCGGGTATCGAAACAATGCTCGGGCTATTCATCAACACGTTGCCGCTACGGATCACTGCGTCTCCAGACGCCGTTCTGCAGGATTGGTTGCGAGGATTGCTGCAGCAGAATGCCGAGTTGCGCCAGTACGAGCATATTTCCCTCGCACAGATCCAGAGCTGGAGTCAGATGCCGCGCGGCACTCAGCTCTTCAACAGCCTCCTGGTCTTTGACAACCATCCGACTGACCAAACCCTGGATGACGGCGGCGCCGGTTTGACCGCTCATGATGTCTACCTGGAGGGCCAGACCAATTATCCGTTGACCGTCAACGTCGTGCCGGGCGAATCGCTCTGTTTTCTCCTGTCCTATCAGCAGAAGCGCTTTTCTCCTGAACGCGTGCAACATATCGCAGCGCATCTGGACCTGGTGCTGAGTCAGTTGGTCGCGCAGCCGGATCTGCGTCTCTCGGCGATCGGGGTGTTGGGGGCGGAAGAGCGGCGGCAGGTGGTGGAGGAGTGGAATGCGACACGACGAGAGTATCCGATAGGCGCGACAGTGCCGGAATTGATCTACCATTGCGTACTGCGCACACCGGCAGCGGCAGCGGTACGGTTAGATGAGCAGGTGTTGAGTTATGCGGAGTTATGGCGCCGAAGCACCGTGTTGGCAGCCCAGCTGCGACGGCAGGGTGTCGGTCCCGATGTGTTGGTGGGGATATGTGCCGAGCGGTCGCTGGAAATGGTCATCGGCCTTCTGGGGATCTTGCAGGCAGGCGGGGCCTACGTGCCGATCGATCCCAGTTATCCGGCCGATCGGATCGCCTACATGCTGGCCGACGTGGCGCCCTCTGTGCTGCTGACGCAACCGGCTCTACGGGGGCAGCTGCCGCCGTTCGCCGGGCTGTGTCTCGAACTCTCTGCCGCTGCGCCGGAAGAATCTGAAACGGCGTATCTCCCGCCGACGCCGGTGAGGCTGGAACATCTGGCCTACACGATCTATACGTCCGGCTCCACCGGGCGCCCCAAAGGGGCGGGCAACACGCATGGAGGATTACTCAATCGACTGCAATGGATGCAGGAATATTTCGGCCTGACGCCGGCCGACCGCGTGTTGCAGAAGACGCCGTTCAGCTTCGACGTGTCGGTGTGGGAGTTGTTCTGGCCCTTGATGACCGGCGCGGAGTTAGTGCTGGCTCTGCCGGAGGAACACAAGGACGGACTGCGACTCAAAGAGCGGATCCTCAAGCAGCAGATCACGACGCTGCACTTCGTACCGCCGATGCTGCAGGCGTTTCTGGAGACACCAGGGGTGGAGGTTTGTGCCGGAACGTTGCGGCGAGTGGTCTGCAGCGGGGAAGCGCTGAGCGAAGCGGTCCAGCGGCAGTGTTGGGCGCGGCTGCCGGGGGTGGAACTGCACAATCTCTATGGCCCGACGGAAGCGGCGATCGATGTGACGGTATGGTCGTGTGATCCGACAGTTCCAGCCGATCCAGTCCCGATCGGGCGACCGATCGCCAACACCCAAATTTATATCTTGGATGATCGAGGCGAGCCGATCCCAATCGGCGTCCCGGGGGAAGTGCATATCGGGGGCGTGAACGTGGCGCGTGGCTATCACCGGCGACCGGCGTTGACAGCGGAGCGGTTCGTGCCGGATGCGTTCAGCGCGGAGCCGGGTCGGCGCATGTACCGGACGGGTGATCTGGCGCGGTACCGGCCGGATGGCGCGATCGAGTATCTGGGCCGGCTGGACCATCAGGTGAAGATCCGAGGCGTACGCATCGAACTGGGCGAGGTCGACAGCTGCCTGCTCCAACATTCGGCGGTGCAAGAGGCAATCGTCGTGGCGCAGGACACAGTGGCGGGGAACAAACGGTTGGTCGGCTATGTGGTTCTCCGATCGGGTCACGAGGTGTCGGTCGAGGTTTTACGGCAATGGGTCGGGGAGCGGCTGCCGGATGCGTTCGTCCCAAGCGTCGTGCTGGCGCTCGCAGCTCTGCCGCTAACGCCCAACGGCAAGGTCGATCGCAAGACGTTGCCGGTTCCGGATCTGCTGGCACGGCGGACGCAGGCCTATGAAGAGCCGATCACAGAATTTGAACGAAATCTGGCTGCTATTTGGGCCGAAGTGCTTGGACAGCCGCGTGTGAGCCGGTTCGACAACTTCTTCGAGCTCGGCGGTGATTCGATCAACACGCTGCAAGTATTGGCACGCGCCCATCAGCGCGGCTTGAAACTGACTCCCAAGCAATTGTTCGAGCATCCGACGGTGGCGGCAGCCGCCGCAGTGGCGGTGCCGATAGAGGCGACTTCCGAAGTGGAGATATCGGGAAAAGACACAGAAATCGGCGGGCTCGTGGGCATTGGGCTGTCCGACGAAGACATGAGTAATCTGTTGGAAGAATTGAAATAGGAGACGGAGTGACGAAGTCCGCATTACCCGATCACATCGACTCGATCTATCCTCTCTCTCCGATGCAGGAGGGGATGCTGTTTCATACGCTCATGAATCCCGGCACCGGGATTTATCTGATGCAGAACCGGTATCTCCTCGAGGGCGACCTGAATTATGACGCGTTCGTGCGAGCGTGGAATGTCGTGCTCGACCGACATCCGGTGCTCCGAACCTCGTTCGTGTGGAAGAACCAAAAGCGTCCGCTGCAAGCGGTGCACAAACGGGTGGATGTGCCGATCGTCTCGCTGGATTGGAGAGGTCAGACCCGCCGCGAGCAGATCGCGCGGTTGGACGCCGAGCTGGAAGCCGAACTCCGGGAAGGATTCGATTTCGCAAAGGCGCCGCTTATGCGGCTGTGGCTGATCCGGCTGGCGGATGACCGTTACCAGTTCGTGCACAGCTTCCACCATATTCTCCTCGACGAATGGTGCATCTCTCTCCTCTTAATGGATTTCCTCGGTCACTATGGATCGCTTGTGCGGGGTGAGCGACTCACGCGCGAGAAACCGCGTCCCTATCGCGATTACATCGCGTGGTTGCAGAAACAGGACATCACTGCTTCGGAATCCTTCTGGCGGGGGTACCTCAAAAACTTCCCCACGCCGACGCCGCTGCCTTATGACCGGTTGCCGGAAGGCCTCGCCGACCAAAACGAAGACGCGGCGGATCACTGTTTGTACCTGAGTGCCGACACCTCGGCGACGCTCGTGGATCTGGCCCAGCGGCATCGTCTGACGGTAAACACGTTCTTTCAGGGCGCGTGGGCGCTATTGCTCAGCTACTACAGCAGCGAACGCGAGGTCCTCTTCGGGGTTACGGTGGCCGGCCGTCCGACCGAATTGCTGGGCGTCGAGTCGATCCTTGGTCTGTTCATCAATACTCTGCCGCTTCGAATCTCCATGCAGCCGGACCGTCCCCTGACGGATTGGTTGAAGGACCTGTTGGCGGAGAACGTGCGCGTGCGGCAGTACGACTATGCACCGCTCGTCCAGATGCAGCGATGGAGTGAGGTGCCGCGGGGGGAGGCGCTATTCCACAGTCTGTTCGTCTTTGAAAACGCACCGGTGGATCGGGAACTTAGCGAGGGACGGATCATTTTCAAGGGCGAAGAGGAACAGTACCGAGTCCACACGAACTATCCCCTTACCGTCATGGGATGGCCGGGACGAGAATTGGGGCTGAAGATTTCCTACGACAAGCGGCTGTTCGACCCCGATACGACCGGCCGCATGATCAGGCATTTCAAGACACTGCTCGAAGTGATGGCGGAACAGCCGACTGCTCGGCTCGCCGACCTATCGCCGCTCAAACAGGATGAGCGGCTGCAACTGTTGACCGAATGGAATCCTGAAGCCGTGGCTGCCTGCGAGGAACAGTCCGAAAGCCTCCCGCGGCTGTTCGAAGCACAGGTCGAGCGTCGTCCGGATGCGGTGGCGGTTGAATGCCTCGAAGAGAAGGCGACGTATCGTGAATTGAATCGGCGGGTCAACCGAGTCGCGCATGCGTTGGCCGAAGCGGGGGTGCAGCCGGACACCGTCGTGGCGCTGCTGGACGATCGTGGCATCGATCTGCTCACGATGATGCTGGGAGTCTTCAAGGCAGGCGGCGCGTATTTGCCTCTCGACCCACATCATCCTGTGTCGCGTCTGATACAGGTTGTGAAATTGAGCCGCTCCTCAGTCGTGCTCACGTCGCAGAAGTATCTTGCGCGACTGCAGGAAGCGGTCGTGGTGATCGATGAAGCGTCACGTCCCAGGCTCATGGCGATCGAACGGATTCTCGATGAAGCCTGTCGTGAAGATAACCCAGGCGATCGAGGACAATCCGAACATCTGGCCTACGTCATCTATACCTCCGGTTCCACCGGAGTGCCGAAGGGAGCGATGGTCACAAGGCGCGGCATGCTCAACAATATCCGCAGCAAGGTATCGGGGTTGGCGCTTGGGCCTGCCGACGTTATCGCGCAGACCGCCTCGCAATGTTTCGACATTTCCGTCTGGCAGTTCCTGACGGCGCTCACATGCGGAGCCAGGACGAGCATCGTTCCTGACGATACATCACAAGATCCATTTCAGCTACTCACGCATCTTGAACGGGTGGACATCACAATTCTGGAAACCGTCCCGGCTCTCCTCCAGGGCCTGTTGGATGCGGCATCGGAAGTACGATCCGATGCCGCGCCTCGGCTTCAAAGGCTTCGATGGGTCCTGCCGACCGGCGAGGCCCTTCCGCCGCCGGTGTGTCGCCAGTGGCTGGCCCGCTATCCGACAATTCCATTGCTGAACGCCTACGGACCAGCGGAATGCGCGGACGATGTGGCCGTCCATCCCATCCTTGAGCCGCCGGCGGCCGACATGACGCATATGCCGATCGGATGCCCGATCGAAGGGACCCGCCTGCACATTTTGAACGCCTGGTTGGAGCCGGTGCCGCCGGGGGTTTGCGGTGAACTCTATGTGGCGGGGATCGGGGTCGGTCGTGGATATTTGCAAGATCCCGCCCGAACTGCCGAAGTCTTTCTGCCGGACCGGTTCGGATCCGAGCCGGGCGCACGGATGTATCGGACCGGTGATCTGGCCCGTTATCGGAGAGATGGAGCTATCGAATTCGTCGGACGCGTCGATCAGCAGATCAAGCTGCGCGGGTTTCGGATCGAATTGGGCGAAATCGAAACGCATCTGTTGTCGAGCCCGCTCGTCCGCGAAGCGGCCGTGTTGCTGCATACCGACGCACGAGGCGAGAAACGATTGGCGGCCTATCTCGTCGGTCATGAGGAGGGAGGCCTGAGCGTGCCCGCATTGCGCGAACTCTTACTGCCGCAGCTCCCCGAATACATGGTGCCGACGGCGTTTGTGCCGTTGCCGGTGCTTCCTCGTACGCCGAACGGCAAGATCGATCGCCTCGCGCTGGAGGCGTTGGATCTGGGCGATCAGTTCGCCCGTTCCTATACGGCGCCGCGCACGGCGACGGAGGAAATTCTGGCAGGCATCTGGTCTGATGTGCTGGGTGTCGAGCGGGTCGGCGTTCACGACGACTTCTTCGAGTTGGGAGGGCATTCGCTGCTGGCGACGCAGATCATGTCCCGGCTCCGCAGCACGTTCCACGTTGAGCTTTCGCTGCGGACCGTGTTCGAGTCCACCAGCGTCGCGGCCTTGGCTGCAGCCGTGGATCGTGCGCGGGAAGACGTCGCGGCCATCCAGGCACCACCATTAGTACCGGTCGACCGCACCGGCCCGCTGCCCGCGTCCTTCGCCCAACAGCGTCTTTGGTTCCTCGCGCAGCTGGAGCCGGACAGCCCCTTCTACAATCTTCCGGCCGGGTTCCGCCTGCTGGGCAGGTTGGATGTGGATCTGTTGACGGCCGGTCTCAATCAAGTGATCGGGCGGCACGAAGCCTTACGGACGGTGTTTCAGGAAACCGACGGACAACCGACGCAGGTCGTGCTGTCATCGATGATGGTCGAGATTCCCGTCGTCGATCTCCGCGAGATCCCTGAGGAAAAGCGGACGGACGAGTTGACCAAGCAGACCGAAGCGGAAGCACAGCGAATTTTCGATCTGACGCGCGGGCCGCTGGTGCGCGCGCGAGTCTGGCGCATCGGGGAAGAGGAGTACGTGTTGCTGATGACCCTTCATCACATCGTCTCCGACGGCTGGGCGATGGACGTCTTGATCAGGGAATTGGTGACGTACTATCAGGCCGGTTTCTCGGGACAACCGTCAGCGTTGCCGCCGTTGTCCATCCAGTATGCCGATTATGCGGTCTGGCAGCGTGACTGGATGCAGGGGGCCGTGCTGGAGACTCAGCTGGCCTATTGGAAAGACCGCTTGGGGGATGCGCCGGCCGCCTTGGAGTTACCGACCGATCGACCTCGTCCCACGGTGCAGACCTATCGTGGCGCATGCTGCGAGTTTGCGGTACCGGGCGAGTTGGTGCAGCAGATCACAGGCTTTAGCCGACGGCAGGGCCTCACCCTCTATATGACCCTGCTCACGGCGTTCACGGCGTTGCTGCACCATTATAGTGGCCGAACCAGCATTCTGGTCGGCAGTCCTGTCGCGAACCGGCTCCGAATCGAGGTGGAAGAGCTGATCGGACTCTTCGTCAACACGCTCGTGTTGCGAACGGATATTCCGGACAACCCGCGCTGGATCGATCTGTTAGATCGTGTCAGAAAGGAAGTACTGGATGCCCAGACCCATCAAGATCTTCCCTTCGAACATCTGGTGGACGCGCTGCGGCCGGAGCGGAATTTGAGCCATTCTCCGCTCTTTCAGGTCATGTTCACCGTGCAGACGCCGGCGGAACAATCCATGGAACCCCCGGGACTTCGGGTGGACAACATGGAGATCGATCCAGGTACCGCGCTGTTCGACCTGTCACTGGACATGGTCGTCGAGCCGGACCGGCTGTCCGGGTCCTTCGAATACAATACGGATCTTTTCGATGAAAGCACCGTCCGAGAGTTTGCGGACGGCTTCCTGAAGATTCTGGCTTCCATAATCGCCAAGCCGGAAGGACGACTACACGATACGTCTCCCTTGACGGAACGCGAGCGTCACCTACAACTCGTCGAGTGGAACAATGTTCCGGGTCCGGATTTGACGCTCGACTATGTCGCGCGGTTCGCCGCGCAAGTTGAGCGCACGCCCGAATCTACGGCAGTCGTATGTCGGGAACAGAGTTGGACCTATCGGGAGCTCCATCAACGGGCGAGCAAGACGGCGGACGCGTTGGCGGCAGCCGGAGTCGGTCCGGACTCGGTCGTGGCCTTGCTCGGAGAACGGGGCCCTGGGCTGCTGGCGATGATCCTCGGAGTCCTGGAGGCGGGGGGCGCCTATCTGCCGTTGGATCCGCGGCACCCCAAACAGCGCATGGCGCAGATCGGGGAACTCAGCCGTCCGCTCGTTCTGTTGGTGACGCGGGAATGGGAGGCTCGAGCCACCGACCTGGTGAACGAACTTCCGGCGGACAGGCGGCCGCGGATGCTGACGATCGAACAGGTGATGGAGCGGGATATTGATCCGGCCGGTCTCAGACCGATCCGCGCAGCCGGACGCTTGGCCTATCTCATCTATACATCGGGCTCGACCGGCACGCCCAAAGGGGTGATGGTCGCGCAGGAGGGCATGCTCAACAATATCTTGTACAAGCTGGACAGTCTGGAGATGAGCGCCGACGATGTCGTCGCGCAGACCGCCTCGCAATGTTTCGACATCTCCGTCTGGCAGTTTCTGGCGGCCCTGTTGTGCGGCGCGAGGGTACACATCGTTCTGGACGACGTGGCCCATGATCCAACGGCGTTGTTGTATCACTTGGACGAGGCCGGCATCACCATCGTCGAGCCGGTTCCTGCGGTGCTGCAGGGGCTTCTTGCCGTTGATGGGAGCGTGCCTGCTTTGGCAAGAGTACGGTGGGTCCTGCCGACGGGGGAGGCCCTATCCTCGGCCCTCTGTCGTCGATGGTTCGCGCGCTACCCGACTATTCCATTGATGAACGTGTACGGACCGGCCGAATGTTCGGACGACGTCGCCACTCACGCGATGTATGCGCCTCCGGACGATGGGGACCGTCCGGTGCCGATCGGTCGGCCCGTTCCAGGCCTGCGTCTCTACATTCTGAATCGCCATCTGTCCCCTGTGCCGGTCGGCACAGCCGGAGAACTCTGTGTCGGAGGTGTGGGAGTGGGACGCGGCTATCTCCACGATTCCAAGCGGACGGCGGCGGCTTTCGTACCGGATCCCTTTGGACCGGATGCGGGAGCGAGGCTGTATCGCACAGGGGACCTCGCCCGCTATCGGCCGGACGGGGCCATCGAGTTTGTAGGACGCGTGGATCACCAGGTCAAGATACGCGGCTACCGCATCGAGCCGGGTGAGATCGAGGCCAGAGTGCTGGAGCAGCCGGGGGTTCTGGAAGCTGTGGTGATGGCGCGTGAAGATCAGCCCGGACAGCGGCGGCTGGTCGCATACGTGATACCGGATGGCCCGGAAGCGTTGGATCTCCAAGAAGTGCGGCGTCGGCTCCAAGACAGGTTGCCGGACTATATGATTCCGAGTTCGTTCGTCCTCATGGATACCTTGCCGCGGAGCTCAAACGGAAAGATCGACCGCCGAGCGCTGCCGGCTCCGGACCTCGCCGGACAGGCGGAACGCTCCTACCGGCCTCCGGCTACGCCGGCAGAGGCGGCACTCACGAAAATTTGGGAAGAAGTATTGGGGTTGGCGCAGGTCGGCACGCAGGACAATTTTTTCGAACTGGGCGGCGATTCCATCGTAAGCCTACAAGTGATTGCCCGGGCCAAACAGGTTGGATTGTTGCTCAGCCCCCGCCAGATCTTTCAACACCAAACGGTGGCCGAGCTTGCGGCGGTGGCCGGACGGGAAGCAGTGGTCGCGCTGGAAGCGGAGCAGGGAGCGGTCACGGGAGAGGCGCCATTGACGCCTATTCAACGCGCGTTCTTCGAATTGCCGCTGGTCAATCCTCACCACTGGAATCAATCGGTCTTGCTGGAAGCGAAAGAGCCGCTCGCGGAGTCGGCCTTGGAGACCGCGGTGGCGGCGCTCATCGCACACCATGACGCGCTACGGCTTCGATTCGTGCAGACGGATGGCGGTTGGCGCCAATCGCACGCGCCGATTCCGCAGGGGCCGCTTGTCCGCCGTGTGAATCTTGCCGCGCTCTCCGACTCGGAACGCTGTGCGTCGTTCGAAGCGCAGGCCACGCAGTGGCAGGGGAGTTTAAATATCTCGGAAGGGCCGCTCTTGCACGTAGTCTGGTTCGAGATGGGGGACGGTTCGTCTGATCGGTTGTTGATTGCGGTGCATCATCTTGCGGTGGACGGTGTTTCCTGGAGAATCTTCTTGGAGGATCTGCAGACCCTCTACCGGCAGGCCGTGGAAAACCGTCCGATACCATTGGCGCCCAAAACGACTTCTTTCCGCCAGTGGGCCGAACGGTTACGGCGGTATGCCGAAACCGAAGTCACGAAAGATCCGTCTTCCGCCGTCTGGCTGACGACAGAGGGAGAGCGATCGATCGTGCTGCCCGTCGACGATCCAACCGGCAGTGATCGGGAGGCCGCCTCCGAGACGCTGACTGTGTCATTGGACGAACGGGATACGCAGGCGCTGTTACATGATATCTCTGCCGCGTACGGAACGCAGATCAACGATGCGCTGTTGACGGCGTTGGTCCAGACGCTTGGTCGATGGATCGGTCTCGATCGTGTGACGATCGATCTCGAAGGGCACGGGCGGGAGGATTTGTTTCCAGAACTGGATATCTCGCGCACGGTCGGGTGGTTCACCAGCGTCTTCCCAGTGACCTTGGACTTGACACACTCGGATTCGCCCGGAGAAGCGCTCAAGACGGTGAAAGAACAACTGCGGAAAATTCCAGGCCGCGGTGTCGGTTACGGGATCGTTCGATATCTGACGAAGCACGGTCTCGAGGCAGCCGGGGCGCGCCCTGCCCCGCGGGTTCCGGTGGGATTCAACTATCTCGGACAGTTCGATGCGGTCGCCACGGAAGAGTCGTCCTTCGTTCTGTCTACAGAATCGGTCGGCAAGGAGCACGATCCCCGCAATCCGATGGAATATGAACTGGATATCAATGCGTCAGTCGTGAACGGATGCCTGGAGGTCATGTGGACATACAGCCGCGAACGCTATCGTTCTGGCACGATCACGTCCCTGGCGACGGCATATCAAAGAGATTTGCGAAGGTTGATCGCCCATTGTCTGTCCACCGACGCAGGCGGTTACACGCCGTCCGATTTTCCAAATGTGGATTTGGAACAGGACGCGCTGGACGCGATCTTAGAGCAAATGAACTGACTTGGAGCAGGCATGAGTAAGAAAAAGGATATCGAGTCGATTCATTATCTCTCTCCACTGCAAGAAGGACTGCTCTTCCATGCCGTGTCCGACGCGGATGCGGATCCATATTTC includes the following:
- a CDS encoding amino acid adenylation domain-containing protein; amino-acid sequence: MKPIHSDALITGATAPAGPQSNADVFPTSFAQQRLWFLSQLEPDSASYNTALEVRLRGLLNRAALAQSLDEIVRRHEVLRTTFDEVDGELVQVIADDCPMDLPVVDFSMELPPGREASAAVAARVEAHRPFDLRTGPLMRVRLLKLGPQDHRFILTLHHIVCDGWSSQILAREFVTLYEAFDAGLPAPLPPLPIQYADYAVWQRGWLQGSVIEERLAYWKEKLKGRLPVLDLPTDRPRPAVQSDRGARFPFSVSHVLTDRLHALSRRQGATLFMTLAAAFQVFLMRYSGMEDFCIGTPVANRPKRETESLIGFFANTLVLRADLSGNPPFADLLARVQETVLGAQAHQDLPFEQLVDTLQPVRALSHTPLFQVMFALQTSLARTLAITSLEVSAMELDAGGAKFDLSLDMAEDEIGLECAFEYNQDLFDQKTVGRMAIHLQQLLASIVDDPQARLSDLTILTAAERRKILIEWNDTAVPDAADGQVARLFEAQAARSAEAVAVACGEETLSYQDLNDRADRIARTLSITGVGCETVVAVLGERGIDYVAMIVGLWKCGGVYLPLDPGHPPSRWMSILEASRASMVLTTEAWMSRTQDMIAQLPQAARPVILTVEACFLEKPALFRERTAWPFAKLSYVIYTSGSTGVPKGAMVTERGLVNHLRSKISMLQLGPTDIIAQTASQGFDISIWQLTAALLCGARTLVVPDEVARDPEQLLRYVDVRKVTVLQTVPTLLQGMLDSAAAAGANAPALTRLRWLLPTGEALPPALIRRWFERYRHVPLINAYGPAECADDVAMATITAPPDEAYAHAPIGKPIANIRGYVVDGWLEPVPIGAAGELCVAGAGVGRGYLHDPARTAEAFVPDPFSDEPGARLYRTGDRVRHRPDGTMEFLGRRDHQVKVRGVRIELGEVELRLQAHPDVREAAAVVRQDRPGQKRLTAYVVSRDGASCDSDVLVRLLREQLPEPMVPSAIVTLQALPRNDNGKIDRQALPEPDHAAVKEWTAARTPTEARLAAVWAEVLRLERVGVHDNFFELGGDSILSLQVISRAKAQGLPLTPRHLFQHQTIAELAEAAGCRIEGVDSKLNHGIRVQRPTDPALLEAARRLYPTIEDVYPLTPLQQGLLFHSLYEPQSGVYIEQLSCRLRGHLDHAAFLDAWRMVIARSTPLRTAFVWQELDRPVQVVLPGEAPPIIELDWRDASEFNQRERLRDFLRNDRLTDFDLTRPPLMRLALIRVADDARYLIWTHHHIVLDGWCLPIILGDLFACYAFFKGGPDPGEPQSQPYRNYVDWIVSQDQTAAEQYWRKTLAGITSTTPLPTDRSPDGAQSDAGYGMHRLTISAVRTSALHEYASRERITVNTLVQGAWALLLSRYCGEEDVLFGTTVSGRSADISGIETMLGLFINTLPLRITASPDAVLQDWLRGLLQQNAELRQYEHISLAQIQSWSQMPRGTQLFNSLLVFDNHPTDQTLDDGGAGLTAHDVYLEGQTNYPLTVNVVPGESLCFLLSYQQKRFSPERVQHIAAHLDLVLSQLVAQPDLRLSAIGVLGAEERRQVVEEWNATRREYPIGATVPELIYHCVLRTPAAAAVRLDEQVLSYAELWRRSTVLAAQLRRQGVGPDVLVGICAERSLEMVIGLLGILQAGGAYVPIDPSYPADRIAYMLADVAPSVLLTQPALRGQLPPFAGLCLELSAAAPEESETAYLPPTPVRLEHLAYTIYTSGSTGRPKGAGNTHGGLLNRLQWMQEYFGLTPADRVLQKTPFSFDVSVWELFWPLMTGAELVLALPEEHKDGLRLKERILKQQITTLHFVPPMLQAFLETPGVEVCAGTLRRVVCSGEALSEAVQRQCWARLPGVELHNLYGPTEAAIDVTVWSCDPTVPADPVPIGRPIANTQIYILDDRGEPIPIGVPGEVHIGGVNVARGYHRRPALTAERFVPDAFSAEPGRRMYRTGDLARYRPDGAIEYLGRLDHQVKIRGVRIELGEVDSCLLQHSAVQEAIVVAQDTVAGNKRLVGYVVLRSGHEVSVEVLRQWVGERLPDAFVPSVVLALAALPLTPNGKVDRKTLPVPDLLARRTQAYEEPITEFERNLAAIWAEVLGQPRVSRFDNFFELGGDSINTLQVLARAHQRGLKLTPKQLFEHPTVAAAAAVAVPIEATSEVEISGKDTEIGGLVGIGLSDEDMSNLLEELK